A segment of the Candidatus Eisenbacteria bacterium genome:
GGAAAAAAGGAAAGGCTGATTCCCAGAGAGGAAAACTTTTCGGAAAGCTAATAAGGGAAATAAGCGTTGCAGCGCGAAATGGAGGAGATGTCGCCGGGAATGCAAGCTTGAGAGCAGCAGTTCAGGCGGCAAAAGCGGCGAACATGCCTGCCTCGAACATAGAGAGGGCGATCAAGAAAGGAACGGGAGAGCTGCCGGGAGTAAGCTACGAAGAAGTGGTCTATGAGGCATACGGCCCGGCCGGAGTTGCGATTCTTGCGAAGGTGCTGACCGACAACAGAAACAGGACCACCGCCGAACTCAGGCACATTTTCTCAAAGCAGGGCGGGAGACTGGGTGAGGCCGGCTGCGTTGGCTGGATGTTTGACCTCAAGGGAATAATCCTCGTTGAGAAGGCGTCCTGTGATGAAGAAAAACTCATGGGCATTGCGCTTGAAGCCGGAGCAGAAGATGTGGACGATGAATCGAAAGACTACTTTGAAATCACAACATCCCCTTCAGCATTTGATAAGGTCGTAGATTCCCTTCAGAAGGCAGGATTTAAGCTTGCATCTTCGGAGCTTACGAACA
Coding sequences within it:
- a CDS encoding YebC/PmpR family DNA-binding transcriptional regulator, yielding MSGHSKWSQIKRKKGKADSQRGKLFGKLIREISVAARNGGDVAGNASLRAAVQAAKAANMPASNIERAIKKGTGELPGVSYEEVVYEAYGPAGVAILAKVLTDNRNRTTAELRHIFSKQGGRLGEAGCVGWMFDLKGIILVEKASCDEEKLMGIALEAGAEDVDDESKDYFEITTSPSAFDKVVDSLQKAGFKLASSELTNTPQSTVSLGEKEAEQVLRLMDALEEHDDIQKVSANFDIPDEILQKLEH